From the Verrucomicrobiota bacterium genome, the window GGATGCAAAACATCATGCTCCGGCGGCGCGCCGGGACGGACGCGCCCTACCTGCATCACCGGCAACATCGGGATGCACCGGTCGGAACCCGGTGCATCCAGAGTTTGTCGGTGACCGGGTTGTCTTGGTCACGCATACAGCCCTGTCTGCTGTGGCGCAGGCGGCCCAGCCTGCGGGGCGACGAAGGGAACCCGGAGCGTGGAGCGCATCGAAGGGCCTCGTTCTTCACCCGCCGGGCCGCCGGGCCGTCGGCGATACGGCTGGCTTCGGGAGGCACGGGTTGGAACCCGGCGCATCCGCAAAATGTGGCTCGGAGCACGGCGTTGACGTCGCCTCAGGGTATGTCAGCAAACGGCAGGGCAAGTTTAAGCGGCAGATGTGTTGCCGGGGCGAAGGCTTTCACCCTGGGCGGGCCATGGAGCGGGAGGAGGTCGCCGCGGGTGGATTTGCGTGTGGGGAACCACCGGAACGGCGCTCGTGCAGAGCTCTGGGAGGGATGCGTGAAAAAGACTCGTTGACCCTCACGTTGGGTGAGGCTCCAAGTTGAGGGGCGTCGCGGGGATCATGCCGATGCTCGCGGAAACATGACGATGGGATGCACGGTCAAGAACCTGGCTGCCATGTCGGGCGTGAGCGTTCGCACACTCCACTACTACGATGAAGTGGGGCTGCTGAAACCCGCCTGCCGCGGCGCCAATAATTATCGATTCTACGAGGAGTCACAGCAGCTCACCCTCCAGCAAATACTCTTTTTCCGGGAGCTGGGGTTTGAGCTGAAGGCCATTCAACGCATCCTCGGACGAAGCGATTTCGACCGGATGCAGGCGCTCGCGTCCCACCGCGAGGTCTTGCGGCGGAAGATCGAGCGCACACGCCGGTTGATGGGCACCATCGACCGGACGATCAAACATTTGAAAGGAACGAAAAAGATGAAGAGCGAGGCGCTATTCGCGGGTTTCGACCCCAAGCAACAAGCCAAACATGAACAGTATCTTGTCGATCGCTATGGCAAAGAGATGAAGACGAGCATCACCGAGTCGAAACGAAGGGTGAAGCATTGGACGAAGGCGGATTGGGAGAAATCCGGCGCCGCTTTCGCGGCCATCTGCGCGGAGCTAGTCGCGTTGATGAAGCGCGGAACACCGGCGGGATCACGCGACGTCCAGCGGGTCATCCGCCGTCATTTCGAGTGGATGTGCCAGTTCTGGACCCCCGCGCGGGAGTCCTACGCCGGCCACAGCGAACTCATCGTTGATTCGGAGCTCCGCAAAGCCTACGAAGCCCATGACCCGCGTCTTCCCGAGTTTGCCGCCGCAGCCATCAAAGTCTTCGCGGAAGAACTGCCCGACTAGCCCGAAATCTCATGCTTGTTTCGCGACAGGGAATTTCCGGGCCAGGGCAACCGCTCCCTGGTTGCACGAACACGGATCCTTGAGGCGTGGTCCGAGGAAGAACTTCTTCCAACAGGGTGTGGAATAGGAATGGCATCCGTTTGTTGAATGTGGGGTGCGGTTCGATCCAACCCGCACTGCTGAAACTCGATGGGGGACGTTTCCCAACCGAGTCGAGTGGGAAACATGCGGGTTAGGTGCTCCACATGTCTGTCCCTCAGTAATTCCTCCACACGCCTCAGTTTGAATGCGGTCCGCTCTCCTCGGAACTCGGCGCCCGGATTGTCGTGAAGATTGAATCGCTCAACCCTGTTCGTTCGTTCAAGGGGCGTGGCGCTGAGGTCCTGATGGCCAAGCATTCCCCGGGCGACCGGATCCTGTGCGCCAGCGCGGGCAACTTCGGCCTGGCCATGGCGTATTCCGCCCATCATCGCGGAGTCCGGGTCACCTTGTATGCCGCCCGAAATGCCAATCCCTTGAAACTCGAGCGCATGAGGGATTGGGGCGCCGAGGTTCGATTATTTGGTGAGGATTTTGACGCGGCGCGCGCCGAATCCCGCCGTGCCGCGCGCGAGGAATCCGGAAGACTCGTGGTGGACAGTTTGGATCTCGAGACCGTCGAAGGCGCGGGTACCATCGGACTGGAGTTGCTGCGGTTGCGTGAACCTCTGGACGTTCTGCTGGTTGCCTTGGGCAACGGCGCGCTCCTCAACGGGGTTGCCTGCGCGATGAAGTCCCACTCCTCCGCCACGAAAATCATTGCCGTCGGCGCCGAAGGCGCCAGCGCCATGGTTGATTCTTGGCGAACAGGAAGGATCGTGGAGCGATCGAGAGTTTCCACCATTGCCGATGGCATCGCCGTTCGATCCCCCATTCCGGAAGCGTTGGATGACATGAGAGGCATGGTGGACGGAGCGATCCTGGTGAGCGACGCGCAGATCATCCGTGGCATGCAGCTATTGCACCGCCACGTTGGAATCGTGCCGGAACCCATCACGGCTCTCGCAAGCCATACAGGTTCTGCTCCCCGCGCAGGAAAATGTCGCGACCGGCGATGGCCGCCGTGGCGCTGAACGAATCGTCCAGCCGGTTCACCGCCAAGATGCGTCCGGAATCCCCGGCGCTCACCACCACTGTCGTCCCGTCGCGTCCGGTCACATAAACACGCCCGGCCGCCGACACCGGCGATGCGAAGATAAAATCACGGATGCCCTCCAGTCGCAGCGGTTCCCCGCGGAATCTGCCCGTCGCGGGATCGAGGCGCACCAGCACATTCTGATTGTGCCTGAGGAAATACAACGTGTCTTCAACCAGGACCGGTGAGGAAACGTAGGGCGTCAACCGATTCAGGCGCCAGGCCACATGGTCCGTGTTCGAAAGGTCCCCCTTCGCGCCCTCCAGCCGGATGGCCAGCATCGCTTGTTGATAGTAGCTGTTGCCCGACACCAGCAGGTTTCCGTACTGAATCGGTGACGAAACCACGTTGTCGGTCAACCCGGCACATTCCCACAGCAACTTGCCCGTCTCCACATCATAACTGCGAATCCGTTTCGTGGCGCTCACCACCACCTGACGGGTTCCGTTCGAGTTGACGATCAGGGGCGTGGACCACGATGTCTTCTCCTCGCGCGGGGTTTTCCAAAGCATTTCGCCTGTGCGCTTGTTGAACGCGTAAATCGCGGAGGCGCCGTCATGATCCCAATTCAAGATCAGCGTGTTCTCGTGCAAGACCGGCGAACTGCCCTCTCCGTGAGAGTGATGGGTTGCCATGCGTCCGAGATCCTTCTGCCAACGGATTTCCCCCTCGAGGCTCAAGGCGTAAAGCCCGCGCGATCCGAAACAGGCGTAGATCAGGGCGCCGTCCGTGACCGGTGAATTCGAGACCGGGCTGCCCGTGACGTGCCCGCCCTCATGGGGGAAGACTTCCCGGACAACCCGTTTCCACTTCAGTTCACCCTTTTCACGTCCGTAGCAGAGGACCATGTAAGCGTGCCGATGGGTCACAGGAATGCTGTCATGAACGCCCGGCGCATTGTCATGAACGGGTGGCTGGGGTTCACCCACAGGCGAGGCCGCCAACACCACGACGCGGTCGGCGAGAGCGATGGGAGAAGCGTGTCCGGCCCCGGGAAGCGCAACTTTCCACCGCACATTCCGGGTCTCACTCCATTCCAAAGGCGGACGTCCAAAGGGGCTGGCGCCATTGGAGCGGGGTCCCCGCCATTGCGGCCACCAATCGTCAAGGGCGGCGCTCGGCGGGGCGGAGGCGTGCAGGGACAGGCTCAGCGCGACTGCCATCGATCCAACGAGAAAAGTGCTTCGCATAAGTTGTGGCCGGAGGCCGCCGGAGCTTCGGGAAACCGGCGAGGCATGCTGGTGGGACGAACGCCTTCGCGCAAGCGCGCTGGTGCATCCGCAAGTCGCCAGCCGGACCGGCGTTTACGCCGCATGAACCTCTGCCTGCCTCCTGGCGAATACTTGCGATCGGGAGATGCATGACTGATCGACGCACCAACCACGCCCCGGCGCTGCGGAGGCCATCACCCACAACTTGTGGAAACACCGCCAGCGCGCACCGATCCACTGCGGCATCGACAATTTCGACGGTCGATCCTCACCATGAGGCATGCAGAGGACGCGACGACTCTGTCTACTTGGGGGCGGCATGGGCTTGGCCCTTGCGCTCTGGTTCGCCGCCACACCAAGCCCCGTCGGCGTGAACGGTGCAAAGCCGGTCGGGGAGTGGCTCCCGGATTTAATCGAGTTAGATCCGGACCGCCGCGCGCGGGCGGAAGCCGAAGTCGAGCGGCGCGGCGCGGCGCTGGTGCCCGTGTTACGCCGCATGTTGAGTGAACACCGCCGCTGGTGGAATAAGACGGCCCCACGCATTCGATCCTCATTGCCTCGTTCCTGGCAGCGTTGGGAAGGTTGGAGCGATGATGGACATCGTCCCGTCCTGGCCGCCCTGGCGGCGGTGCGGGTGCTGGGTCCAAGGGCTTCCGACGCAACTCAGGAAGTGCGAGGTTTGTTGTTGAGTCTGGAGTCCGATTGGGCGACGGCCGCCGTGGATGCGCTGGCCGCGATGAAGAAGTCTTGGACCGAAGTGGAGGCTGATTTCATTTCGACTTTGGAGCGTTCGCCCCTCGCGGAGGTGCGAGCCCGCTGCGCGGAAACCATGGCCACGGCCTACGCCGGGGAATGCCGAAGCGCGCTGCCTGCCTTGACCCGCGCCCTCCGGGATCCTTACGCCAATGTGCGCGTTTCCGCCGCCAACGCCATCGGCAAGTTGAGACGAAACGGGACGGCGGCAGGCGACGCTCTGGCGATGGGTCTCCACGATGCATCGGCGGGGGTGCGGATCGCGTGCCTCCTCGCGCTGCGCCGCACCGAAGGAGTGCAACCGGGGATGGTGCCGCGCTTGATCGAGCTGCTCCGGGATTCAGACTCGGATGTGCGATTGCACGCGTCCAAAGCGCTGGAGTCCGCCGGTCCCGCCGCCGCACCGGCCGTTCCCGAGTTGATGCGGTTGCTGCGGGACGAGCACATCCCGGTGCAGATTTGCGCGATCGAAGCCTTGGGTGGCATCGGGCCCGCGGCGCAAGTTGCCACCGCCGCCCTCCGAGAGGCCCGCAACAACAATGCATCCGGCGTGGGGCGCCAAGTATTGGATGCATTGGGGCGGATCGAGCCTTGAAGCGGCGCGATCCGTGCAGCCTGCGCTACAGCAGACAGGGCTGTCTGCGTTACCCCGACAACCCGGTCACCGACAAACTGTGGATGCACCCCAGCGCGATTCGAACTGGACCTTGGCCTTGCCATGGCGGAACTGGCCGCTATAGTGCCCGCCCTTTGTCTTGGAACATTGGCTTATGAATCGAAATCCGCATGTGGCAGTGGTGGGCGCGACCGGCGCGGTTGGCGTCGAAATGATTCAAACGCTCGAGAAGCGGCAATTCCCCGTCTCGAAGCTGACCTTGCTGGCGTCGAAACGTTCGGCGGGCAAGAAGCTGCCGTTTCGCGGGCAGGACGTGACCCTTCAGGAGTTAACTCCGAACTCCTTCGCGGGCATCGACATGGCCTTGTTCAGCGCGGGTGGGAGCATTTCGAAGGAATTCGCTCCCCTGGCGGCGAAGGCGGGCTGCGTGGTCATTGATAATTCGAGCGCCTTTCGGATGGACGACGCGGTTCCGCTGGTGGTGCCCGAGGTGAACGCCGGAGATGTGCGAACGCACCGGGGCATCCTTGCCAATCCCAATTGCACCACCGCCATCACCTTGATGGCGTTGTATCCCCTGCATCGCGCCTTCGGGGTGACTCGCATTTTCGCCTCGAGCTACCAGGCGGTCTCGGGCACCGGAGCGATGGCCATCGAGGAATTGAAGCGCCAAGTGAGCCAGGTGGTATCGGGCCAGCCCGTCACCAAGGAAGTCTATCCCCACCCCATCGCGTTCAACGTCCTTCCGCATGTCGATAGCTTCCTCGATTCCGGCTACACCAAGGAGGAAATGAAGCTGGAGAATGAAGGACGCAAGATCATGCACCATCCGGCTTTCCGCGCCAGCGTGACCTGCGTGCGCGTGCCGGTCTATCGCGCGCATTCCGTGGCCGTGAGCGCGGAATTCGAAAAGCCTGTCTCCGTCGAAGCCGCGCGCGCGGTACTCAAACAAGCGCCCGGGCTCGACGTGGTGGATGATCCGGGCAAAAAGGAATATCCGATGCCGTTGTTCGCCGCCGGGCGTGATCATTGCCAGGTGGGCCGGTTGCGCCGCGATTGCGCGCTCGACAACGGGCTCTGCTTCTGGGTTTCCGGCGATCAACTGCTCAAAGGCGCCGCCCTGAATGCAGTGCAAATCGCGGAAGAACTGTTGAAGCCCTGAAGCGGGGGCCGCCCCAGTCCGGGCTTGCTGACGCCTCCCGCACCCGAAGGTCATGAGTTAAAGAAACGCAGAGGACCTTCCAAAAACTATGAATGTCCGCGTTCGTTTCGCGCCCAGTCCCACAGGCTATCTTCACATCGGTGGAGCGCGCACCGCGCTGTTCAACTGGCTCTACGCGCGCCACACCGGAGGAGTCTTTATTCTGCGCATCGAGGATACCGACACCGCCCGCAACTCCCAGGAAGCGGTCCATGTCATCCTCGAAGGATTGCAATGGCTCGGACTGGATTGGGACGAGGGTCCGGCGACACCGTCGGCGGCGGGTCCGAGCCGAGGTGATCGCGGACCCTACTTTCAATCCCAGCGAGGCGACCTCTACCGGCGCAAAGTCGAGCAGTTGCTCCAGTCCGGCCATGCTTACGAGAAAGACGGAGCGGTTTTCTTTCGCATGCGGCGGGAGCCCGTGCTCATTCGCGACTTGATCGTCGGCGATGTGCGCCGCGAACTCACCGACCGGGAAGCCGTCGATCCCGACTTCGTCATTCTGCGTTCCGACGGCCAGCCCGTGTTCCACTTCGTCAACGTGGTGGACGATCTGGAGATGGGCGTCACTCATGTCCTTCGTGGAGAGGACCATCTCTCGAACACCGCCAAGCACCTCGTCTTGTTTGAAGCGCTCGGTGCCGCCGCCCCGCACTACGCCCACATCCCTCTCATTTTGAACGGGGACGGGAGCAAGATGAGCAAGCGTGATCACGGCGCGTCCCTCGCCACCTACGTCACGGAGGGATTCGTGCCAGAGGCGGTGGTCAATTATCTTTGCCTTTTGGGATGGTCCCCGAAGAACGACCGCGAAATCATGAGTTTGAGCGAGATCGTGGAGCGGTTCGACCTGCCCCAGATCCTTCGCCACAACGCCTGCTTCGACTGGGTCAAGCTGCAATGGATGAACGGGGAATACCTGCGGAAAGTCGCGTTTCCTGAATTTCAAAAAGGCTGCCTGCGCGCCTTCGAACAAGCGGGATTGGATCTGGCGAGTTTCCCGGCCGGCTACGTGGAGGCGGCGTTGAAAACCTGCGTCGGCAAGCTCAAAACTTACCGCGATGCGGTGTCCTACGCCCGATTCTACTTCGATTCCGAAGTCCACTTCGTCGAAGAAGCAAAGGCCAGGGAACTCACCCCCGCGAATGGTTCCAAGCTCGAGCGGTTGCGCTCCGTCTTCGCGACGCTTGATCCCTTCGACGCAGCCGAAGCGGAAAAGGGTATGAAGGCCCTGGCCGCGGAGCTGGGAGGAAAGGTCGGCATGCTGGTTCATCCGATGCGCGTGGCTTGCACCGGTGCCGCGTCCGGCCCCAGCCTTTATCATTTGATTGAAGTGCTCGGACGCGAACGCGTCCTGCACCGGCTGGATCGAGCCCTCGCCCTCGCCCTTGCCGCGAATCAATAAAAAAGCCCGAGGCCATGGCCTCGAGCTTGAAGATCGTTCGGCTGGCTGGACTTACTTGTCCGCTTTGGGCTTTTCCACTTCGCGCTTGGCTTCCCAATCGCGCGTCTGCGCTTCGCCGTTGCGGTCGAACTCGCTCTTGCCTTTGATCGAGTCGCCGCTGATTTTGCCGAGGTATTTGATGGTGAATTTGTTGCCATTGAATTCCCGCACCACCTTGAAGGAAATCTCGTCTCCCTTGAGGGACGCGTCTTCGATGGGACTGTCTTGCTGCCGTCCCGAGATCGTCCCGACCAACTTATCTCCTTCCATCTTGAGCTTGAGGGTGGATTCGCGGGTTTGACCGTTTTGGCCCGTCATGGACCATTTCCAAGTTCCGACGGGATTGGGCTTTTTGTCATCGCCGGCGAGGGCGGTGAGACTGGCGGCGAGCAGGGCGCACGCCGACCAGCGGACGATGTTTTGCAGGAGGGATTTCATGAATTGCAAGGGTGAGGTTCGATTTCAACCCGGTTTCCGCTTCATGCGGGTTGCCTGGTTGAAGACAACATTGAAGACCTGCTACCCGGAGGGAGGTTACAACCTTAACACGGCAGTTGTAGTGGTGAAGTTTTGCAAAAGCCTGGATGACAAGGACATGACGAAGAACCGAACGAGATACCTCGAGATCTCGGTCCCAGATAACCCGAGATCTCGGTCCCCAAGGAACCTCTCGAAATCTCTGTCCCCAAGAAACCTCTCAACCCGCGCGCCAGCGGGCCAAAGCAGCGTCCCGCCTCCCCAAGGTTTCATCCTTCTGGCGGCGATGCCCCGATTTCGACTAAGTTTGGCTCGACCCGGCTGGCGCGGGCGTGGCGGGCTTGGCTCCAAACCAACGCCGCCAGCTCAGCACGCTGGAGAGGTCGTCGAGATAAGAATAGACGACGGGGGTGACGATCAGGGTGAGGAGCAGGCAAAGCGATTGGCCGCCGATCACGACCACCGCCACCGCACGGCGTTCCTCGGCGCCCGGTCCTGCTCCGAAGGCCAGCGGCAGCATGCCGGCCACCAGGGTGAACGTCGTCATGAGAATGGGCCTGAGCCGGTCCCGGTTGGCTTGCAAGATGGCGTCGTGACGGGCCATGCCGCGTTCCCGCAATTGGTTCATGTGATCGATCTGGAGAATGGCGTTTTTCTTCACGACCCCGAACAGCACCAGCAAACCCAAGGCGGAGTACAGATTCAGCGTGTTGCCGGATCCCCAGAGGGAAAGAAGCGCAAAGGGCAGGGATAAAGGCAGCGACAACAGGATCGTAAAGGGATGCACGAAGCTTTCGAACTGCGACGCAAGGATCATGTACATGAAGATGACCGAGAGCAGAAATGCCCAAAGAAACTCCTTGAACGTGGCTTCCAGCTCGCGTCCGCGACCGGAAATCTTGATGGAATAACCCGCCGGCAAGTTCATGGATTTCAATTCCTCCTGGATGGCGGCCAGACGGTCGCCCAGCGCAAATCCCGGGGCGATGCCGGAACGCAAACTCACGGCGCGCTGGCGATCCAGCCGGTCGATGCGCGAAGCGGTCTGGCCGGAAAGGACCTGGACGACATTGTCGAGCCGAACGAGTCCGCCTTCGCGGCGGGGCACATACAACTTGGGAATGTCGGAGGCTTCGTTTCGATCCCGGTCGATGAGCCGCAACTGGACGTCGTAGTCGTCGTTGACAGCGGGATCGCGGAAGCGGGATACGCGCGGATCGCCGCCAACCATGATGCGAAGCGCGGCGGCGATGTCCTGGGTGTCCACCCCGAGGGCGGCGGCGCGTTCACGATCGATCTCGACCCGGAGTTCCGGTTTGTCCAGGCGCAAGGAGGTGTCGGCATCGACGAGTCCAAGCTTGGCGGATTGATCGCGGAGGCGTTCGGCGTAACCGAGCAGTGCATTAAGATCGGGGCCGAGCAGGGAGATATCGAGTTCGTAGGCCGGGCCCCCGACGCTGATGGAGGAGGAAGGGGCGCGCACCGCGACGCGAACCTCGCTGATGGAGCGAAGGCGCTGGCGGATTTGCTGCATGATCTCGCGCTGGCTGATGTTGTTTTGCCAGGCCTTCCAGGGTTGGAGGCTCAGAAGCCGGTCCAGGGAAAACACCCGTTCCCGGTGCGGGGCCAGCCGGACGTAGATGCGGCCTTGGTTGACGGTGGAAGTGGGGCCGCCCGCGCCCACACCGGCGAGCATGACGCGAATGGTGGGGATTTGGCGCAATTCCGCCTCGGCTCGCTGGAGCAGTTCGTCCATGGAGTACAGGCCCGTTCCTTCCTTGGCGGTCAGGCTGACGTCGAACTCGCCTTCGTCGGTATTGCCCGGGGTGAACTCTTGCTTCACCGTGTTGTAGAGCGGCAACGCGGAGGCCATGACGAGGATCGAGAACAAGGTCACTCCGAGGCGATGGCGCAACGACCACGCGAGCAAGGCGTGGTACGCCCGGTCCACCCAGCGGTAGAGACCGCCGCGCGAGTCGGCATCGGACGTAACCGCCCGGGTTCTGCCCACGCTGAAAAGGCGGGCGCTCATCATGGGAGTGAGCGTGAAAGAAACGAGCAGGCTGACCAGAACGGCGACCGCGGACGTGAGGCCAAACTGGTAGAGGAATCGGCCGGCAAAGCTGGACATGAAGGAGACCGGCACGAAGATCACGACCAGGCTGAGGGTGGTGGCGAGCACCGCCAGTCCGATTTCCTCCGTGGCGGCGCGGGCGGCCTCGAAGGGGGTGACGCCCTTCTCCTCGACAAAACGAAAAATGTTTTCGAGCACGACGATGGCGTCGTCGATCACGATGCCCACCATGAGCACGAGGGCGAGCATGGTGACGCTGTTGAGCGTGAAATCCAGAGCCCACATCATGCCGAAGGTTGAGAGGACCGAGGCCGGAATCGCCACCGCCGCGATCAGGGTGGCGCGCCAACTGCGCATGAAAGCGAACACGACCAGGCTGGCGAGCAGACTTCCCAAAACCAGGTGCAACTGGATCTCGCCGAGGGCTTCGCGGATGTAACGTGATTGGTCTCGAATGACCTCCAACTTGACGTCGGAGGGCAACTGCTCGCGCAATCGTTCCAGTTTGGTCTTGAGACCGTCGATGACGGCCACGGTATTGGCCCCGGTTTGCTTGCGGATTTCAAGACTGACGGCTGGAACGCCGTTGAGCCGGGCGAAGGAGCGGGCTTCCTTGGTGCCGTCCTCGGCGTACCCGATATCACGAACGCGCACCGGCGCACCCTCGACATGCGCGATCACCAAGTCGTTGAAGAGCGCTGGATCCGTGATCCGGCCCATGGTGCGGATCGTTTGTTCGCGAAAGGCTCCGGTCACGTTGCCGCCGGGAACGTTGGAATTCTGCCGCGCGATGGCCTCGCGCACCGTCGTGATGGGAAGCTGATAAGCCGCGAGTCGGTCGGCATCGACGCAAACATTAATCGCGCGTTGCAGTCCACCCATGATTTCCACCTCGCCCACGCCTTCCGACCGTTCCAACTGGACCTTGACCGTTTTGTCGGCCAGTTCGGTAAGTTCGCGGATGGGCCGGTCGCCGGACAGGGCGATGGACAGGATCGGCGCGGAATCGACGTCGAACTTGGAAATCATGGGCGGGTCCATGTCCGGCGGCAGTTCGGGCAGGGTGGCGGAGACGCGCCCGCGCACGTCCTCGAGCGCCGAGTTCGG encodes:
- a CDS encoding efflux RND transporter permease subunit; amino-acid sequence: MQKLAEISIRRPVFACMLIMALVVVGSASYRKLNVDRSPTVDIPTVFVSATLRGASPFEMESLVVQRLEETINTVEGIEEMRSIAGVGRCFIILRFNLNRDPNSALEDVRGRVSATLPELPPDMDPPMISKFDVDSAPILSIALSGDRPIRELTELADKTVKVQLERSEGVGEVEIMGGLQRAINVCVDADRLAAYQLPITTVREAIARQNSNVPGGNVTGAFREQTIRTMGRITDPALFNDLVIAHVEGAPVRVRDIGYAEDGTKEARSFARLNGVPAVSLEIRKQTGANTVAVIDGLKTKLERLREQLPSDVKLEVIRDQSRYIREALGEIQLHLVLGSLLASLVVFAFMRSWRATLIAAVAIPASVLSTFGMMWALDFTLNSVTMLALVLMVGIVIDDAIVVLENIFRFVEEKGVTPFEAARAATEEIGLAVLATTLSLVVIFVPVSFMSSFAGRFLYQFGLTSAVAVLVSLLVSFTLTPMMSARLFSVGRTRAVTSDADSRGGLYRWVDRAYHALLAWSLRHRLGVTLFSILVMASALPLYNTVKQEFTPGNTDEGEFDVSLTAKEGTGLYSMDELLQRAEAELRQIPTIRVMLAGVGAGGPTSTVNQGRIYVRLAPHRERVFSLDRLLSLQPWKAWQNNISQREIMQQIRQRLRSISEVRVAVRAPSSSISVGGPAYELDISLLGPDLNALLGYAERLRDQSAKLGLVDADTSLRLDKPELRVEIDRERAAALGVDTQDIAAALRIMVGGDPRVSRFRDPAVNDDYDVQLRLIDRDRNEASDIPKLYVPRREGGLVRLDNVVQVLSGQTASRIDRLDRQRAVSLRSGIAPGFALGDRLAAIQEELKSMNLPAGYSIKISGRGRELEATFKEFLWAFLLSVIFMYMILASQFESFVHPFTILLSLPLSLPFALLSLWGSGNTLNLYSALGLLVLFGVVKKNAILQIDHMNQLRERGMARHDAILQANRDRLRPILMTTFTLVAGMLPLAFGAGPGAEERRAVAVVVIGGQSLCLLLTLIVTPVVYSYLDDLSSVLSWRRWFGAKPATPAPAGSSQT
- a CDS encoding pyridoxal-phosphate dependent enzyme, with amino-acid sequence MKIESLNPVRSFKGRGAEVLMAKHSPGDRILCASAGNFGLAMAYSAHHRGVRVTLYAARNANPLKLERMRDWGAEVRLFGEDFDAARAESRRAAREESGRLVVDSLDLETVEGAGTIGLELLRLREPLDVLLVALGNGALLNGVACAMKSHSSATKIIAVGAEGASAMVDSWRTGRIVERSRVSTIADGIAVRSPIPEALDDMRGMVDGAILVSDAQIIRGMQLLHRHVGIVPEPITALASHTGSAPRAGKCRDRRWPPWR
- a CDS encoding MerR family transcriptional regulator translates to MTMGCTVKNLAAMSGVSVRTLHYYDEVGLLKPACRGANNYRFYEESQQLTLQQILFFRELGFELKAIQRILGRSDFDRMQALASHREVLRRKIERTRRLMGTIDRTIKHLKGTKKMKSEALFAGFDPKQQAKHEQYLVDRYGKEMKTSITESKRRVKHWTKADWEKSGAAFAAICAELVALMKRGTPAGSRDVQRVIRRHFEWMCQFWTPARESYAGHSELIVDSELRKAYEAHDPRLPEFAAAAIKVFAEELPD
- a CDS encoding glutamate--tRNA ligase — its product is MNVRVRFAPSPTGYLHIGGARTALFNWLYARHTGGVFILRIEDTDTARNSQEAVHVILEGLQWLGLDWDEGPATPSAAGPSRGDRGPYFQSQRGDLYRRKVEQLLQSGHAYEKDGAVFFRMRREPVLIRDLIVGDVRRELTDREAVDPDFVILRSDGQPVFHFVNVVDDLEMGVTHVLRGEDHLSNTAKHLVLFEALGAAAPHYAHIPLILNGDGSKMSKRDHGASLATYVTEGFVPEAVVNYLCLLGWSPKNDREIMSLSEIVERFDLPQILRHNACFDWVKLQWMNGEYLRKVAFPEFQKGCLRAFEQAGLDLASFPAGYVEAALKTCVGKLKTYRDAVSYARFYFDSEVHFVEEAKARELTPANGSKLERLRSVFATLDPFDAAEAEKGMKALAAELGGKVGMLVHPMRVACTGAASGPSLYHLIEVLGRERVLHRLDRALALALAANQ
- a CDS encoding aspartate-semialdehyde dehydrogenase, whose product is MNRNPHVAVVGATGAVGVEMIQTLEKRQFPVSKLTLLASKRSAGKKLPFRGQDVTLQELTPNSFAGIDMALFSAGGSISKEFAPLAAKAGCVVIDNSSAFRMDDAVPLVVPEVNAGDVRTHRGILANPNCTTAITLMALYPLHRAFGVTRIFASSYQAVSGTGAMAIEELKRQVSQVVSGQPVTKEVYPHPIAFNVLPHVDSFLDSGYTKEEMKLENEGRKIMHHPAFRASVTCVRVPVYRAHSVAVSAEFEKPVSVEAARAVLKQAPGLDVVDDPGKKEYPMPLFAAGRDHCQVGRLRRDCALDNGLCFWVSGDQLLKGAALNAVQIAEELLKP